A genomic segment from Dendropsophus ebraccatus isolate aDenEbr1 chromosome 7, aDenEbr1.pat, whole genome shotgun sequence encodes:
- the RWDD4 gene encoding RWD domain-containing protein 4 produces the protein MAANEDQEMELEALRSIYEGDECFKELGPTVFQYRVGDVGDTKAFLVEISWPETYPETAPNISMNAFFNNQISQAIKQGIINKLQEQVEANLGTSMIYTLFEYAKENKEELMENHQPFSNTMTLIGNDSTVETTNITTSSKKKDKKEQLTKAQKRKLADKTDHKGELPRGWNWVDVIKVTLSSLVI, from the exons ATGGCTGCCAACGAGGACCAGGAG ATGGAGCTAGAAGCTCTTCGATCCATCTATGAAGGAGATGAATGTTTTAAAGAGCTTGGGCCGACAGTTTTTCAGTATCGG GTTGGTGACGTTGGGGACACCAAAGCCTTTCTTGTTGAAATATCATGGCCAGAAACCTACCCTGAAACTGCCCCCAACATATCTATGAATGCCTTTTTTAATAATCAGAT TTCTCAAGCTATAAAACAGGGCATCATAAACAAGTTACAAGAGCAGGTAGAGGCAAACCTTGGTACATCGATGATATACACCTTATTTGAATATGCCAAAGAAAATAAGGAAGAATTAATGGAGAACCATCAACCATTCAGTAACACTATG ACATTAATAGGAAATGACAGCACAGTAGAAACAACAAATATAACTACATCTAGTAAGAAAAAGGACAAGAAGGAGCAGTTGACGAAAGCACAAAAGAGGAAACTGGCAGATAAAACAG aTCACAAGGGGGAGCTACCACGTGGATGGAACTGGGTTGATGTCATTAAGGTAACACTTTCCAGCCTAGTGATATGA